A DNA window from Paralichthys olivaceus isolate ysfri-2021 chromosome 3, ASM2471397v2, whole genome shotgun sequence contains the following coding sequences:
- the samd13 gene encoding sterile alpha motif domain-containing protein 13: MRNYCNVTDSGMEEKANGSVDTKSPVENGQMPDPANWGVADVVNYFKATGFEEQATAFQDQEIDGKSLLLMTRNDVLTGLSIKLGPALKIYEYHVKPLQTQHLKSNAS; encoded by the exons ATGAGAAATTACTGCAACGTTACAGATT CCGGAATGGAAGAAAAGGCAAACGGCTCTGTTGACACCAAAAG CCCAGTGGAGAATGGTCAGATGCCCGACCCTGCCAACTGGGGGGTGGCTGATGTCGTCAACTACTTCAAAGCTACGGGGTTTGAGGAACAAGCCACGGCTTTCCAGGATCAG GAAATCGATGGCAAGTCCCTGCTCCTGATGACGCGTAACGACGTCTTGACGGGGCTGTCGATAAAGCTCGGCCCGGCGCTGAAGATCTATGAGTATCACGTGAAGCCGCTGCAGACTCAACACCTGAAGAGCAATGCGTCGTAG